ATTTCGTGTTCTTGCTCGAACCATACGTTAGGCTCCGTTACTATTTCGGGGATAATAACCATCAATTCGGCTTTCTTTGCTTCCTCTACATCTAACGCGTCCGACGGCTGCACTCTCGAAAACGAGTTAAAAGGAATATTTCCGTACTTCGGATTTGAGAAGAGGGAATTTCCGTTTATATCGAAAATTTCCAGGGCATAGGTTATCCCTTTTCTTTTTTCGGTCGCCAGAGGGTCGAGCGGATTTCTTAAAGTATTTCTGAGTATTATCTCTACTTCGAAATCCAATCTATGGCAGCAAGCGGCAAGAAATAACCCCTTCGACATGATAGAAGATTCTGCGCTCATGATGTGTGCTCCCACTTATAGTCGATTATAATCGGACCTGAGACTTTGGCAGTCTGCTTGGCCAAGGGACCGTTGTACTTTAGTTTCTTTAAATCGCCTTCGACCGTAAAACTACCGACGTCTAACGCTGCCATCAATGGAGTTTCATAATCCACCCCTCGAATCGCCAAAAAAACCGAATACATTTGACCAGGCATTAGCGGCATTTCCTTGAAAGTGCATCTAAGAACTCCGGTCCCCTTTTTGATATTAGGTCTACGGCCATCATAGATCATGCTACCCATAAAAAGAGCTCCCGACACTCCGGTGACGCCGACGGTAAACGTAATCGTTCCCATGTCTTTAAGCGCTTCGTAAGTAATCTCCACACAAAGATCGCTTAACATAGGAAAGATATTTTTTACCTTATCCTTTTTATCTAAAAATCTAATTCTTTTTATGACTAAATTACCGTCAGCACTGCGAATCTTAGATTGAAGCTGCGAATCAGCAAGAGAATCCAAATAATTATTGACTACCTGCTGAGTATCTCCGAACTCAACTAACCTTCCTGCTCTCAAGTGGGCGACCTTATTGCATAAAGCTAATATGGAATTTAAATTATGACTTACGAATAAAATCGTTCTCCCTTGGCCGCCGACCTCAGAAATCTTTTGCATGCACTTCTTTTGAAACTTGGTATCCCCGACCGCCAATACTTCATCCAAAATCAAAATTTCGGATTGTAAATGAGCGGCGACTGAAAACGCAAGCCTAACGTACATTCCGCTCGAATATCGCTTAACGGGAGTATCGATAAACTGCTCGATTTCGGCGAATTCGATAATTTCATCCATTTTCATTCGGATCTCTTTCTTGGACATTCCCAAAATGGCTCCGTTCAAATAGATGTTTTCCTTTCCGGTTAGCTCAGGATGAAAACCGGTCCCCACTTCTAACAAGCTGGCAATCCTGCCACGAACTTTAATGATACCGGTCGTGGGTGCTGTTACCCTAGAGAAGAGCTTTAAAAGCGTGGATTTACCAGCTCCATTGCGACCGATAATTCCAATGCGATCACCCGCATTGATCTCAAGATCGATATCCTTTAAAGCCCAAAACAATGGGTTTTTATTTTCCGAATCCTCGACCCGATATTCATGATCCTCGCGAATTACTTCGTTCGGATCCTCTTTCTTTCTTAGCTTGGCCCACCAGCTTTGGAAATCTTTCCGGAATGATCCGGTCCCAAATGTGCCTAATCGATATTTTTTGGAAATGGATTCCGCCTTTATTACAATCATTGAAAATTCCTAATCATACCGAAATCTAAAGGAGTTCCTGCTATAAAATCTTCCAAAGCCGTTTTACCTAAAATTCGTTCGAAATATTTTGGAGGTAGTCCGAAACCCGGTCGAATGGATCTTACATTCTCGTGAGTAAATTGTTCGCCCTTTTTGATATCCTTAACGATAAATAGTGAGCGGGAGAATTCCCGACTCGTTTTGACTTTTTCCGATAAATCATAATTTACGGAACCTAAAGCTTTCTCCACATTACGGATAGCGTCTACCATTGTCCTAAACTCATCCGGTTCCATGGAAAAGGAAGAATCTGGGCCGCCAATTTTTCGGTCCAAGATAAAATGTTTTTCGATAACTTTCGCCCCCAAAGCAACTGCCGCTACAGGCACCGCCCATCCTTCCGTATGATCCGAAAGTCCGGCAACAACGCCGAACGTTTCGGATAAATTCGGAATTGTTTTAAGATTTATTTCATCGTAAGGAGCTGGATACGAGGAGGTACATTTTAAAATGATAATGCGATTGTTTCCGACCTCGCGACACGCTTGAACTGCTAAATTAATATCGTCAATAAAAGCGA
The sequence above is a segment of the Leptospira fainei serovar Hurstbridge str. BUT 6 genome. Coding sequences within it:
- a CDS encoding ABC transporter ATP-binding protein gives rise to the protein MIVIKAESISKKYRLGTFGTGSFRKDFQSWWAKLRKKEDPNEVIREDHEYRVEDSENKNPLFWALKDIDLEINAGDRIGIIGRNGAGKSTLLKLFSRVTAPTTGIIKVRGRIASLLEVGTGFHPELTGKENIYLNGAILGMSKKEIRMKMDEIIEFAEIEQFIDTPVKRYSSGMYVRLAFSVAAHLQSEILILDEVLAVGDTKFQKKCMQKISEVGGQGRTILFVSHNLNSILALCNKVAHLRAGRLVEFGDTQQVVNNYLDSLADSQLQSKIRSADGNLVIKRIRFLDKKDKVKNIFPMLSDLCVEITYEALKDMGTITFTVGVTGVSGALFMGSMIYDGRRPNIKKGTGVLRCTFKEMPLMPGQMYSVFLAIRGVDYETPLMAALDVGSFTVEGDLKKLKYNGPLAKQTAKVSGPIIIDYKWEHTS
- the pseI gene encoding pseudaminic acid synthase, which encodes MESIKIGNKFVGGKNDPCFIIAELSANHNQDFNLAVETLHAMKESGADCVKLQTYTPDTITLKSDAEWFKIHKGTIWDGKTLYDLYSEAYTPWDWQPKLQEIAKSLGLEIFSSPFDKSSVDFLEKMSVPAYKIASFEITDIPLIKYVASKGKPIIISTGIAFIDDINLAVQACREVGNNRIIILKCTSSYPAPYDEINLKTIPNLSETFGVVAGLSDHTEGWAVPVAAVALGAKVIEKHFILDRKIGGPDSSFSMEPDEFRTMVDAIRNVEKALGSVNYDLSEKVKTSREFSRSLFIVKDIKKGEQFTHENVRSIRPGFGLPPKYFERILGKTALEDFIAGTPLDFGMIRNFQ